In bacterium (Candidatus Blackallbacteria) CG13_big_fil_rev_8_21_14_2_50_49_14, the genomic stretch TTTTTCTGAGCAATTGCGTTTGCGTCTGAACTTAATCCCTGGTTTTTATCTGACGCTTCCCCCGAATGGCTGGACTTTTCTTTCTCCAGCCAGTGGTTTTGAGGTGGCCTGGCGTCCCTGGGCCCCTCTGGAAATCAGTTTGGGCTTCAACGGCAATGGTGATATTTTAGGTCTCAACGGTATTTTCTAAGCCCAACCCCCGCTCGCTGAGAAAATCACCATAGCGCCCTGCTAAGATGGCCTGACGTGCATCCCGCATGAGATGAACCAGAAAGTGGATATTGTGAATGCTGACCAGTGTGCCCGCCAGCTGTTCTTCTGCTTTAAACAGATGGCGGATATAGGCCTTGGTATAGTGCTGACAGGTATGGCATTGACACTCACTGAACAAGGGCGAAAAATCCTCTTTATTTTTTGCATTGTGCAAGACCACGCGATCATTGAGCCACATGGCCTGGCCATGACGGCCCAAACGGGTGGGAATAACGCAATCAAACATATCGATCCCAGAAACCACAGCTTTGAGCATGTCAACGGGGGTGCCTACGCCCATCAGATAACGGGGTTTGTTTTGGGGCAGTAAATGCACTGTCCAATCCAGAACTTTGTGCATTTCCTCCATGCTTTCACCCACGCTCAGTCCACCGATGGCATAGCCAGGAAAATTAAGCGAGGTAATATCTCGGGCGCTCATTTCACGGAGTTCTTTAAACATTCCCCCTTGAATGATGCCAAACAGGGCTTGGTCTTCGGGGCGTTGGTGACTCTTTAAGCAACGTTCTGCCCAACGCGAGGTCATGGCAACGGATTCTTGCGTTTTTTCTTTGCCCACCCCGGCAGCCAAGCATTCGTCAAAGGCCATCATAATATCTGCGCCCAAATCGTTTTCAATTTCCATCGCTTTTTCAGGGGAGATAAAATGATGGGCCCCATCGCGGGGGGATTGAAAGCGGATGCCTTCTTCAGAGATTTTTAATAGGGAATTCAGGCTGAAAATTTGAAAACCGCCACTGTCTGTCAGCATGGGGCGTGGCCAATTCATAAAACGGTGCAAGCCCCCTGCTTGCTTGACCAAGGCGGTGCCTGGACGCAGATAGAGATGGTAGGCATTGGCCAGAATGATTTGAGTTTCCATTTCAAGTAGAAAGGGATTGTGGGGAACAGATTTCAAGGTGGCTTGGGTGCCCACAGGCATAAATACAGGTGTTTCAACCCAACCATGCTGGGTTAAAAAGCGGCCTGCACGGGCACCTGTTTGGGGACAAACCGCTTGCAATTCATATTCAAACATGGATTTTCTTTCTGAGGTCTAAAGTTTGGACTTCAGTATAACGGTTGGAGCTTACCCTTCAGAAGCCTTTCGGATCTTTTCAGCTTTTTTCGCCTGCTCCAGGGCAAACTTTTTATTCGCTTCCTGCAAATAGGCGACATAGTCCTGAAACTCAAAATCTGGCAAGGGCTGTTTGAAGATTGTCACAGGGGTTTCAGGGGGAACCCTGTCAAAGATCCAGCGGGCACCCCCGCGATCTCCCCACGATTTTTGACCGGTTTGAGGATCCGTTTCAACCGAAGGCAAACGGCTTAAGCGGATACAGCCGTGTGAGGCAGGTTTGCCCAAAAGGTAGAGATATCCGCCATCTTCAAGTGAATGGAAACCATATTCTCCTTGGTTGCCGTTGACATTGATCGCACTCCAGAAGGGCATGGGCGTATTGTTATACCGGCTGGAACGCGGATAGAAATCCTTGAAACCCAATTTGTACTCTCCGACAGGGGTTATATGCCCTGCCGCACCCGAAGATATTAGAAAACGATCAATCAAACGGTCTTCATGGGTGATTTGAACGTATTGTCGTTGATTGGGGTGCGTTTTTTCATCATAAAAGAGATTGGCCCAAATATGAAAACGTTCAGGGTGGGGGGCCAAATTTTTAAACTCTTCCCATTTCTTGGGAAAAACACTGGCAGGAAAAGGGGTAACTTTCAGTTTTAGAGCTTTTAAAAGGTGATTGGAGCTGTCTTTTAACTGAATTTCTTTTTGTCCGGGGCTTTGAAAAATCAGGGGAACTTTGAGCAGTGAACCGTTCCATTCCAATTTTTTTTCTGCGATGATGGCTTTTCCTGCGTAATCGAAATCCTGATAGCTTAAATTGAGTTGAACAGGGGCTTGATGGCTTGCGAGCAAAAGATGAAGGCTCAGTTCGACAGGTTGCCCTTCAAGACCTGAAGCGGGAAGGGATGTGCGCAGATCTCTGTCTGTTAAACTTATTCGCTGGGGTTTGGAGGCTTCAGCCAAAGCTGGGTTTTGTTCTCCGCTTTTCATGACGCTGAAAGCAATCAAGGCCAAGGGAATCAGGGCTCCTGCTAGCCAAAGATATTGTTTATTAAAATAATTTTTTTCGGGGGGTGTGCTACCAGGAAGTGGGGAAGGTGGGGTTTGAGGGGTCTCTTCTTGCGAAGGCATGGCAAATACTCCAAATCAGTCTGATCTTCAGTTTATCAGATATTTTTTTTGAATTCTGTGACTTGCATGTGCTAAACATCGGTTAGGCTCTTATTTCATCTTACTGCTACCCAGACCGACTCATATATAATGGTAAAGATCCTCAACCATGTTGAAACTGCGTGATGTCTGTTTAAAGCTATGCCTGATAAAAAAAAGTATTGTATCAATTGTTTTTTAATACTTCCTTGGGAAACGGCTGAGTGTACCCGCTGTCATTATCCTCAATTTGAGGAGGAGAGCCCACTTTATCTGCGTCCCCCCTTTCGCCTCAATGAACAGTATTATATTGGGCGCGTCTTGGGGCATGGCGGATTTGCGATTACCTATTTGGGATACGATCGAAATCTGGGCATGGCGGTTGCGATTAAAGAGTATTTTCCGATTGAATTCGCAAACCGTGATACGGATGGTATTTCTGTTGCGCCTTTCTTGGGCACAGCGACTGAAAGATTTAATGCGGGCAAAGAAAAATTTATTTCAGAGGCGCGCTTACTTGCAAATTTTCGCAGCCCCAATATTATCAAGATCCGACAGTTTTTTAAAGCATTAAATACAGCTTATTTTGTGATGGAATATCTTGAAGGGGATACCCTCACAGAATATATCCGCAACCGTGGCGGAAAGCTTCCTTTTGCTGAAGTGAAAGCCCTTCTGATGCCTCTTTTGGATGCACTGGAAGAAGTTCATCAAAAGGGGATTTATCATCGGGATATCAAACCTGACAATATTTATATGACACTTCAGAAAGAGCCCATTTTGCTCGATTTTGGGGCCGCCCGGCAGGCTTTGTCAGGCCAAACCACTCACCTTTTGGCCTTTCTGACGCCAGGTTTTGCTCCTGCAGAGCAATATTCAATCAATGGGATTCAAGGCCCCTGGACAGATATCTATTCTTTGGCGGCAACGCTCTATTATGCTCTGACAGGGATCTTGCCACCTGTGCCCGGTGACCGGCTCTTAGGGGATGCTGAGTTGATTCTTCCTTCTCAGTTGGGCATTGATATTTCTCCGCAGGATGAAGAATGGTTACTGAAAGGCTTGGAGATTCGCTGGAGCAATCGGCCTGACAGTATTCAAAACTGGCGGAATATGATCAACCGCTCAAATCAAATTGTACTCAATGACCCTGAGAGTCAAACCCGTACTGCTGAAGAAAATTTTACAAAAAGTGCCATTCTGCCGCGCCTCACCCGTCAGTATCTCACTCCCAAAGATGAAGAGGCCATTTTAGCTTCTGCAGCATTTATGGAGATTTCTTTGGATCGGGTAAAGCTTCTGATTGAGGCCGCACTGCAAGTGACCGGTGCACAGCGAATTGACGATGATCCTGATGATTTTCAATTCGAAGAGTTGCAACGCAAAGAAGAAGAACTTAAGCGCAAAGAGGAAGAACTTAAACGCTTTGAAGAATTGCGCAGCAAAGAAGAAGAACTGTGGTGGGAAGCTGAACTGGCTGAGCGCGATGCCGAAAAAAAACGCTTGGAACAAGAACAGGCCTTGATTCGGGCTGCGGAAGAAAAGCAAGTGCTTGAAAAACAGGAAATGGAAGCTGAAATTCAGCGGAAACAAGCTGAACTCAAACGCTTTGAAGAACTGCGCAGCAAAGAAGAAGAACTGTGGTGGGAAGCCGAACTGGCCGAGCGCGATGCCGAAAAAAAGCGTTTGGAAGCAGAACAGTCAAAGCTCAGAGAAGCAGAGCTAAAGCAACAACTTGAAAAAGAACGCATGGAAGCTGAACTGCACAAACGTGAAGAGGAGTTAAAGCAGCGAGAAGAAGAATTGCGCAAACTTGAGGAGCGATTGAATGCCCTCAAAACAGAACCGCTTGAACAACAACCGCTTGAAGCAAAACCCGATCCCTTGGGCCGCCAGATACAGCAAGGGCTGACCCAGGATGCTCTCGAAGATTTAGAAGAGATTTCAGAAGAAGAATTAAACCTTGAAAAAATTCTCGAAACCCTGCCAGAAAAAAAAGAGCCAAAGGTATCTTTCGAGAGCAGTTCAGATCTCATGGGGTTGGATGCCCATTATGCGCGTCTGGCTTCAGAAATTTCAGAAATTCCAGAGTCACACCATCGACTCTTTTCAGCCCATGCTGCAAGCTACCCTTCCCGTCTTACCAATTCCTTGGGGATGGAGTTTGCTTTGATACATCCCTACCAGGGTTCAGACAGCTATTCAGGCTCTCAGGTCTTCAGAGTAGGGCCCCAAGAAAACGGTTTTTCTGAACTGGCCCGTAAACCTTTCTATTTACAAACCACACCTGTGACCCAAAGACAATGGCAGTTTTTGATGTACAATCAACCCGCTCAATTTCAAGATCCGATGGCGCCTGTCGAACAGGTTTCCTGGGATGATTGCCAACTGTTTATTCATCGCTTGAATCAGTTTCAGGAGGCGAATTATCGTTTGCCCTCTGAAGTGGAATGGGAATATGCCTGTCGCGCAGGCAATCTTACCCGCTATTTCTATGGCGATGATCCTGCAAACTTGGAGCAGTATGCCTGGTTTGCAGGCAATTCTCATCAAACGACCCATCCCGTCGGCTTAAAGCGTCCCAATCCTTTGGGCCTGTTTGATATCTTGGGCAATGTCAGAGAATGGGTTCAGGATCGCTATCAGCCTTTGCCTGGTCAGCCCCCTCCTTCGGAAGATGGCAAGCAACGCGTTGTGCGCAGTGGGGCCTTTGATACTCCTGCCGAAGGTTGTACCTGCCGTCTCAGGGTGGGGCTTTCTGCTGTGCGCAGGCTTCCGAATCTGGGTTTCAGACTTCTGATTGAGATTGCTTAAGAAGCTGGAACTCAGAGAAGATGCTCCTGTATAATGGCAGGAGCGAAGTTTTTCAGTAGGAAAGAGGCAGTTTATGCAGATTTTGAAGCCGTTGAAACAGATGATTTTTGGATTGGGTTTTGCGCTCACACTTTCCAGCTTTTCCTGCGCCCAATTGCCCGTCACAACTGGAAATTCCACTGAGAACCTCACCCGCTCAAATCAGAAAACAACGGCAAGTTCAGAAATCACGAATACGGGTAGCCAAACCGCGGTTTCAGTACCCGGCCTTAAAAATATTCTGGTCTGGGAGGTGCGTCCTCCCCAGGCTGAGACCCCGGTTTCATATTTGATTGGAACCGTACATGCCCCGTTTGATGCGAGTTTTCAAGCGCCTGAGAAAGTTATTTTAGCACTCA encodes the following:
- a CDS encoding tRNA guanosine(34) transglycosylase Tgt yields the protein MFEYELQAVCPQTGARAGRFLTQHGWVETPVFMPVGTQATLKSVPHNPFLLEMETQIILANAYHLYLRPGTALVKQAGGLHRFMNWPRPMLTDSGGFQIFSLNSLLKISEEGIRFQSPRDGAHHFISPEKAMEIENDLGADIMMAFDECLAAGVGKEKTQESVAMTSRWAERCLKSHQRPEDQALFGIIQGGMFKELREMSARDITSLNFPGYAIGGLSVGESMEEMHKVLDWTVHLLPQNKPRYLMGVGTPVDMLKAVVSGIDMFDCVIPTRLGRHGQAMWLNDRVVLHNAKNKEDFSPLFSECQCHTCQHYTKAYIRHLFKAEEQLAGTLVSIHNIHFLVHLMRDARQAILAGRYGDFLSERGLGLENTVET